The following coding sequences are from one Streptomyces sp. NBC_01232 window:
- a CDS encoding aldo/keto reductase, whose translation MEQRHLGRTGLRVSRIGLGTLTWGRDTGEEAAAEQVKTFWEAGGTLVDTADVYAGGEAEYLLGRLVGGLVPRRDLVIATKSGSVPDPDRRFDGSRGHLLAALDASLDRLGTDYVDLWQLHGFDPATPLEETLQALDLAVSSGRARYAGLAGFCGWQLAKAATWQLSAPGVRARIASTQMEYSLLQRGVEREVLPASLDLGIGLLPSSPLGRGVLTGKYRDGTPSDSRGASESLAALVDPYLDEAAGRIVDAVVTAAQGLAVTPLHVALAWIRDRPGVVAPIVGARTSAQLAAALSVEALSLPEEICRALDDVSVPVHRYPDQDWSTL comes from the coding sequence ATGGAGCAGAGGCATCTCGGCCGCACCGGACTGCGCGTCTCCCGGATCGGCCTCGGCACCCTCACCTGGGGCCGCGACACCGGCGAGGAAGCCGCCGCCGAGCAGGTGAAGACCTTCTGGGAGGCCGGCGGCACGCTCGTCGACACCGCCGACGTGTACGCCGGCGGTGAGGCGGAGTACCTCCTCGGGCGGCTGGTGGGCGGGCTCGTCCCGCGCCGGGACCTGGTGATCGCCACCAAGTCCGGCAGCGTGCCCGACCCCGACCGGAGGTTCGACGGCTCGCGCGGGCACCTGCTCGCCGCCCTCGACGCCTCGCTGGACCGGCTGGGCACCGACTACGTCGACCTGTGGCAGCTGCACGGCTTCGACCCGGCGACCCCGTTGGAGGAGACCCTGCAGGCGCTGGACCTGGCGGTGAGCAGTGGCCGGGCCCGGTACGCGGGTCTGGCGGGCTTCTGCGGCTGGCAGCTGGCCAAGGCGGCGACCTGGCAGCTCTCGGCCCCCGGCGTGCGCGCCCGGATCGCCTCGACCCAGATGGAGTACTCCCTGCTCCAGCGCGGGGTGGAGCGGGAGGTGCTGCCGGCCTCGCTGGACCTCGGGATCGGTCTGCTGCCCTCGTCGCCCCTGGGGCGCGGGGTGCTGACGGGCAAGTACCGCGACGGCACCCCGTCGGACTCCCGGGGGGCCTCGGAATCCCTGGCCGCCCTGGTCGACCCGTACCTCGACGAGGCCGCGGGCCGGATCGTGGACGCGGTGGTGACGGCGGCCCAGGGGCTGGCCGTGACCCCGCTGCACGTGGCCCTGGCGTGGATCAGGGACCGGCCCGGGGTGGTGGCGCCGATCGTCGGCGCGCGGACGTCGGCGCAGCTCGCGGCGGCACTGTCGGTGGAGGCCCTTAGTCTTCCGGAGGAGATCTGCCGGGCGCTGGACGATGTTTCGGTTCCGGTGCACCGCTACCCCGATCAGGACTGGAGCACGCTGTGA
- a CDS encoding DUF3090 domain-containing protein, producing the protein MPRQVFLYDPPDRFVAGTVGLPGRRTFFLQASAGPRVTSVSLEKTQVAALAERMDELLDEVVRRTGGNAPVPAVAPAEAADTAPLDVPVDEEFRVGTMALAWDGEEQRMIVEAQALVELDADSDEDLADAEERLLQDEENGPPMLRVRLTGAQARAFAKRALDVVNAGRPPCPLCSLPLDPEGHVCPRQNGYRRQA; encoded by the coding sequence GTGCCCCGTCAGGTGTTCCTCTACGACCCCCCGGACCGCTTCGTGGCCGGCACGGTCGGTCTGCCGGGACGCCGTACGTTCTTCCTGCAGGCCTCCGCCGGCCCCCGCGTCACCAGCGTCTCCCTGGAGAAGACCCAGGTAGCGGCGCTGGCCGAGCGGATGGACGAGCTGCTGGACGAGGTCGTACGGCGCACCGGCGGCAATGCCCCGGTCCCGGCCGTCGCCCCCGCCGAGGCCGCCGACACGGCGCCGCTCGATGTCCCGGTCGACGAGGAGTTCCGCGTCGGCACCATGGCCCTGGCCTGGGACGGCGAGGAACAGCGCATGATCGTCGAGGCCCAGGCGCTCGTGGAACTCGACGCCGACTCCGACGAGGACCTCGCCGACGCGGAGGAGCGGCTGCTCCAGGACGAGGAGAACGGCCCGCCGATGCTGCGGGTCCGCCTCACCGGCGCCCAGGCCCGGGCGTTCGCCAAGCGGGCCCTGGACGTGGTCAACGCCGGCCGCCCGCCGTGCCCGCTGTGCAGCCTGCCGCTGGACCCGGAGGGGCACGTGTGCCCGCGCCAGAACGGCTACCGGCGCCAGGCGTGA
- a CDS encoding chaplin, producing MRRPAQVTRKTLITMAAAGGVLAMGGGYAHADSGASGHAANSPGLLSGNNVQAPVDAPVNACGNTITVVGALNPAFGNHCANGSGHSKPKPPKPPKPNHPGHPGHPGGGDEPCDDHPDNPGGPGNPGGPGNPGGPGNPGGPGNPGGPGNPGGPGNPGGPGNPGGPGNPDGPGNPGGPGNPGGPGNPGGPGNPGGPGNPGGPGTPGNPGGPGTPGTPGTVPGTPVTHPGPGAGSNTPGQTGGLAATGSGDVLTAGLPLAGGLLLAGTVLYRRARNAA from the coding sequence CGACGACCGGCACAGGTCACCAGGAAGACCCTGATCACCATGGCTGCCGCGGGGGGTGTCCTCGCCATGGGCGGGGGCTACGCACACGCGGACTCCGGCGCCTCGGGGCACGCCGCGAACTCACCGGGCCTGCTGTCCGGTAACAACGTGCAGGCGCCCGTGGACGCACCGGTGAACGCCTGCGGGAACACCATCACGGTGGTGGGCGCCCTCAATCCTGCCTTCGGCAACCACTGCGCCAATGGATCGGGCCACAGCAAGCCGAAGCCGCCCAAGCCGCCGAAGCCGAACCACCCCGGACACCCCGGTCACCCGGGCGGCGGCGACGAACCGTGCGACGACCACCCGGACAACCCCGGCGGTCCCGGCAACCCGGGCGGGCCGGGCAACCCCGGCGGGCCGGGTAACCCCGGCGGTCCCGGTAACCCCGGCGGTCCCGGTAACCCGGGTGGGCCCGGTAACCCTGGCGGACCGGGTAACCCCGGTGGTCCCGGTAACCCGGACGGTCCCGGCAACCCCGGTGGCCCGGGCAACCCGGGCGGTCCCGGTAACCCCGGTGGGCCGGGCAACCCCGGTGGTCCCGGTAACCCGGGTGGGCCGGGCACTCCCGGTAATCCGGGCGGTCCCGGTACGCCCGGTACCCCCGGCACCGTTCCGGGCACCCCGGTCACGCACCCCGGCCCGGGGGCCGGGAGCAACACCCCGGGTCAGACGGGCGGTCTCGCCGCCACCGGCTCCGGTGACGTCCTCACCGCCGGCCTCCCGCTCGCGGGTGGCCTGCTGCTCGCCGGCACGGTGCTCTACCGCCGTGCCCGCAACGCCGCCTGA
- a CDS encoding ferritin-like domain-containing protein has product MLSARSLFQEIVDNDDSFQLFCSIAASGETQGGWENARIAALVPDGMRHLAPKITRHGADEDKHGRIFDALLRKRGLPSVPVPPETDYTMLLERRGIGLAHEKLRREEALTEEDIVVYLAHSRVTEQRAADQMDMLVRYFGDHPEVGRAIHMISHDEDNHLAYCHEELLRLARSGYGRTIQRVLRESALAEITVYRDVSLAVMDHMGRLLHWPAPKAAALTAGIHGMYAYERFSGWHRMVNLRMPERLDALGGPPATEPRVGHAPRGRELRASPGA; this is encoded by the coding sequence ATGCTCTCTGCCCGCAGCCTGTTCCAGGAGATCGTCGACAACGACGACTCCTTCCAGCTGTTCTGCTCCATCGCCGCGAGCGGGGAGACCCAGGGCGGCTGGGAGAACGCCCGCATCGCGGCCCTCGTGCCGGACGGCATGCGCCACCTCGCGCCGAAGATCACCCGGCACGGCGCCGACGAGGACAAGCACGGCCGGATCTTCGACGCCCTGCTGCGCAAACGCGGCCTGCCGTCCGTCCCGGTACCCCCCGAGACGGACTACACGATGCTGCTGGAGCGGCGCGGCATCGGCCTCGCGCACGAAAAGCTGCGCCGGGAGGAAGCGCTGACCGAGGAGGACATCGTCGTCTACCTCGCGCACAGCCGCGTCACCGAACAGCGCGCCGCCGACCAGATGGACATGCTCGTCAGGTACTTCGGCGACCACCCCGAGGTGGGCAGGGCGATCCACATGATCAGCCACGACGAGGACAACCACCTCGCCTACTGCCACGAGGAACTGCTGCGTCTGGCCCGGTCCGGCTACGGCCGCACCATCCAGCGGGTGCTCCGCGAGAGCGCGCTCGCCGAGATCACCGTCTACCGCGACGTGAGCCTCGCCGTCATGGACCACATGGGACGGCTGCTGCACTGGCCCGCGCCGAAGGCGGCCGCGCTCACCGCCGGAATCCACGGGATGTACGCCTACGAGCGGTTCAGCGGCTGGCACCGGATGGTGAACCTGCGGATGCCGGAACGCCTGGACGCCCTCGGCGGCCCGCCGGCCACCGAGCCCAGGGTCGGCCACGCCCCGCGCGGGCGGGAACTCAGAGCCAGCCCCGGCGCTTGA
- a CDS encoding DUF5703 family protein, giving the protein MPEYEFVDVYVPRGVPRNEATRLLTDHAEYGNWELDRLSLYRDGSRRVRLRRRIIRQVRATW; this is encoded by the coding sequence ATGCCGGAATACGAATTTGTCGACGTGTACGTGCCCCGCGGTGTCCCTCGCAACGAGGCGACCCGCCTGCTGACCGACCATGCCGAGTACGGGAACTGGGAACTCGACCGGCTGAGCCTCTACCGGGACGGCAGCCGCCGTGTGCGACTGCGCCGCCGGATCATCCGTCAGGTCCGCGCGACCTGGTGA
- a CDS encoding ATP-dependent DNA helicase gives MEHAVSTDPQADTAAAEDPATQEAEPSAAAEAEAAPEGTPEPAPAEPAPAAGSAAPASAEPAAGEAAPALSEAQAELAAQKIERERIARRKAEREAPVEAGAKLSGKAADLLAAVRAVEGGAKPPAVYFDEAPAAPRRAAPSAPPAPRAGAPATVAAPAPSADTVEGVRAVLARGGAPETLAGPAAAALGEDAAGQLTENPWRLLSVPAVLPAQADGFARALLGSEAGPGDERRTTVLVGWLLDRAGLKGHTALEAPVLEKALAQYGVPDPAAALEQAIAEGSVLVFHESLGPPVAEDSEDATDAEQPVRVLVGLEGAAMAEESLADGLARLAAGTFDGSADWEPAAAAAPGPSAAELIRTVAGHGLTAHTGGEAARAEPFALAGAARELGLRVCVAAHAPGGQDAVTVAGLLSGAEGPGRDADGQFALDLLVVLDAPQLGVETAAALVESVPDGARLVLSGDPGVLGSAGAGRVFADVLAARTCPQVVSRTPDPGPLGELVSGVGIGELNQVDAPGKEVVIVPVQDAGEAVHRTVQLVAESVPRAFGIPADSVQVITPGHGGAAGTRALNAALKERLNPGPGRFGGFDPGDRVVHVPSAGRALPARVVSADAEGLHLDRAGARIVVPKDLVEAQVRHGWAVTAHQAVGARWPAVVVVLPGDAAQALSRDWVYTAFGRGERHLSVVHGVDQALPRAVAEVPAKPRTTRLTGLLTALATSGEQPE, from the coding sequence CTGGAGCACGCTGTGAGTACGGACCCTCAGGCCGATACCGCTGCCGCGGAGGACCCGGCCACCCAGGAGGCCGAGCCGTCCGCAGCCGCCGAAGCGGAAGCGGCCCCCGAAGGCACGCCCGAGCCCGCGCCGGCCGAGCCCGCGCCCGCGGCGGGCTCGGCGGCGCCCGCGTCCGCCGAGCCCGCCGCGGGCGAAGCGGCTCCCGCCCTCAGCGAGGCGCAGGCCGAGCTGGCCGCGCAGAAGATCGAGCGGGAACGGATCGCGCGGCGCAAGGCCGAGCGGGAGGCACCCGTCGAGGCCGGGGCGAAGCTCAGCGGAAAGGCCGCCGACCTGCTGGCCGCCGTACGGGCCGTGGAGGGCGGCGCGAAGCCCCCCGCCGTGTACTTCGACGAGGCCCCGGCCGCGCCCCGCAGGGCAGCGCCCTCCGCACCCCCGGCCCCGCGCGCCGGAGCCCCGGCAACCGTGGCCGCGCCCGCGCCCTCCGCCGACACCGTCGAGGGCGTACGGGCCGTACTGGCCCGCGGGGGTGCCCCCGAGACCCTGGCCGGCCCCGCCGCGGCGGCCCTCGGCGAGGACGCCGCCGGGCAGCTCACCGAGAACCCCTGGCGGCTGCTGTCGGTCCCGGCCGTGCTCCCGGCCCAGGCCGACGGCTTCGCACGGGCCCTGCTGGGCTCCGAGGCCGGCCCCGGGGACGAGCGCCGCACCACCGTCCTGGTGGGCTGGCTGCTGGACCGGGCCGGACTGAAGGGGCACACCGCGCTGGAGGCCCCGGTGCTGGAGAAGGCGCTGGCCCAGTACGGCGTACCGGACCCCGCCGCAGCGCTGGAGCAGGCCATCGCCGAGGGCTCCGTACTGGTCTTCCACGAGTCCCTGGGGCCGCCGGTCGCCGAAGACTCCGAGGACGCGACGGACGCGGAGCAGCCGGTACGCGTGCTCGTGGGCCTGGAGGGCGCCGCCATGGCCGAGGAGAGCCTTGCCGACGGCCTGGCCCGGCTGGCCGCCGGTACGTTCGACGGGTCCGCGGACTGGGAGCCGGCCGCCGCGGCCGCGCCCGGCCCGTCCGCCGCCGAACTGATCCGCACGGTCGCGGGCCACGGCCTGACCGCCCACACCGGTGGCGAGGCCGCCCGTGCCGAGCCGTTCGCCCTGGCCGGGGCGGCGCGGGAGCTGGGCCTGCGCGTCTGCGTGGCCGCGCACGCCCCGGGCGGCCAGGACGCGGTGACCGTGGCGGGGCTGCTGTCCGGGGCCGAGGGGCCCGGGCGGGACGCGGACGGGCAGTTCGCGCTGGACCTGCTGGTGGTGCTGGACGCCCCGCAGCTGGGCGTGGAGACCGCGGCCGCGCTGGTGGAGTCCGTACCGGACGGGGCCCGGCTGGTGCTGTCCGGGGACCCCGGGGTGCTCGGGTCCGCCGGGGCCGGGCGGGTGTTCGCCGATGTGCTGGCGGCCCGTACGTGCCCGCAGGTGGTCTCCCGCACCCCCGATCCGGGTCCCCTGGGCGAGCTCGTCTCCGGGGTCGGGATCGGGGAGCTGAACCAGGTCGACGCCCCCGGCAAGGAGGTCGTCATCGTCCCGGTGCAGGACGCCGGGGAGGCCGTGCACCGGACCGTGCAGCTGGTGGCCGAGTCGGTGCCGCGGGCCTTCGGGATCCCGGCGGACAGCGTGCAGGTGATCACCCCGGGCCATGGCGGCGCTGCGGGGACGCGGGCGCTCAACGCCGCGCTGAAGGAGCGGCTGAACCCCGGTCCGGGCCGGTTCGGGGGCTTCGACCCCGGCGACCGGGTCGTCCACGTGCCGTCCGCCGGGCGGGCCCTGCCGGCCCGGGTGGTCTCGGCCGACGCCGAGGGCCTGCACCTGGACCGCGCGGGCGCGCGGATCGTCGTGCCGAAGGACCTCGTCGAGGCCCAGGTGCGGCACGGCTGGGCGGTGACGGCACATCAGGCAGTGGGCGCGCGCTGGCCGGCGGTGGTCGTAGTACTGCCGGGTGACGCGGCGCAGGCACTGTCGCGGGACTGGGTCTACACGGCGTTCGGGCGGGGCGAGCGGCACCTGTCCGTGGTGCACGGGGTGGACCAGGCGCTGCCGCGCGCGGTGGCCGAGGTGCCCGCGAAGCCCCGTACGACGCGGCTGACGGGCCTGCTGACGGCGCTGGCGACGTCCGGCGAGCAGCCGGAGTGA
- a CDS encoding SCO1664 family protein, which yields MPAPERLPAPGVTDTGELEELLAKGELTVVGRIREASNAVLLCSVTHGDLSADCVYKPVKGERPLWDFPDGNLAQREVAAYLVSEATGWGLVPATVLRDGPYGEGMVQRWIEAEQPAEDSPLGGLLGLVDGEEAGEGWKPVALAEVGEGRTALLVHADDPRLRRMAVLDAVINNGDRKGGHLLPAPDGRLYGIDHGVTFHTEDKLRTLLWGWAGEPLTDEAREVLTGLAAGLAGGAPLATRLAELITPVELAAVRARVAHLLRTGIHPRPSGQWPSIPWPPV from the coding sequence GTGCCCGCGCCAGAACGGCTACCGGCGCCAGGCGTGACGGACACGGGGGAGCTGGAGGAACTGCTCGCCAAGGGCGAGCTCACCGTCGTCGGCCGGATCCGCGAGGCGTCCAACGCCGTCCTGCTCTGCAGCGTCACCCACGGCGACCTGAGCGCCGACTGCGTGTACAAGCCGGTCAAGGGGGAGCGGCCGCTGTGGGACTTCCCCGACGGGAACCTCGCCCAGCGCGAGGTCGCCGCCTACCTCGTCTCCGAGGCCACCGGCTGGGGACTGGTACCGGCCACCGTGCTGCGCGACGGACCCTACGGCGAGGGCATGGTCCAGCGGTGGATCGAGGCGGAGCAGCCGGCCGAGGACTCCCCGCTGGGCGGGCTCCTCGGGCTCGTCGACGGCGAGGAGGCGGGGGAGGGCTGGAAGCCCGTCGCCCTCGCCGAGGTCGGTGAGGGCCGCACCGCGCTGCTCGTGCACGCCGACGACCCCCGGCTGCGGCGGATGGCCGTACTGGACGCCGTGATCAACAACGGTGACCGCAAGGGCGGCCACCTGCTGCCCGCGCCCGACGGACGGCTCTACGGCATCGACCACGGGGTGACCTTCCACACCGAGGACAAGCTGCGCACCCTCCTGTGGGGGTGGGCGGGCGAGCCGCTGACCGACGAGGCGCGCGAGGTGCTGACCGGCTTGGCCGCCGGGCTGGCCGGGGGAGCGCCGCTGGCCACCCGGCTGGCGGAACTGATCACCCCGGTCGAGCTGGCCGCCGTACGGGCCCGGGTGGCGCACCTGCTGCGCACCGGGATCCACCCCCGGCCGTCCGGGCAGTGGCCGTCGATCCCCTGGCCACCGGTCTGA
- a CDS encoding magnesium and cobalt transport protein CorA, with the protein MPRVIVDCAIYRDGRRTEGPEDFSDALDEARATGDAFLWIGMHEPTAKEFDHVRQEFGLHPLAVEDALTAHQRPKLEVYDDSLFVVLKPVQYAEDTDTVTAGELMVFIGDSFVVTVRHGEGAPLAAVRHRLEQEPDVLRHGPTAVLYAVSDAVVDHYIEVAAELQADLEELEADVFAPNASDTKNTAARIYGFKRQVLEFRRATSPLLQPMDRLAFGEVPFVHEHAQPFFRDVADHLTKANEYIEGLDRLLSDALSAHLAQMGLRQNDDMRKISAWAAMAAVPTMVAGIYGMNFDHMPELGHVWGYPAVLVVMAAACLGLHRMFKRRGWL; encoded by the coding sequence ATGCCCCGCGTGATTGTGGACTGCGCGATTTACCGGGACGGCCGCCGCACCGAGGGGCCCGAGGATTTCTCGGACGCCCTGGACGAGGCCCGGGCGACCGGTGACGCGTTCCTCTGGATCGGCATGCACGAGCCGACGGCGAAGGAATTCGACCATGTCCGCCAGGAGTTCGGCCTGCACCCGCTGGCGGTGGAGGACGCGCTGACCGCGCACCAGCGCCCGAAGCTGGAGGTGTACGACGATTCGCTGTTCGTCGTCCTCAAGCCGGTGCAGTACGCCGAGGACACCGACACGGTGACCGCGGGCGAGCTGATGGTCTTCATAGGGGACTCGTTCGTGGTCACGGTCCGGCACGGCGAGGGGGCCCCGCTGGCCGCCGTGCGGCACCGGCTGGAGCAGGAGCCGGACGTGCTGCGGCACGGCCCGACGGCGGTGCTGTACGCGGTGTCCGACGCGGTGGTCGACCACTACATCGAGGTGGCCGCCGAGCTCCAGGCGGACCTGGAGGAGCTGGAGGCCGACGTCTTCGCGCCGAACGCCTCGGACACGAAGAACACCGCCGCCCGGATCTACGGGTTCAAGCGGCAGGTACTGGAGTTCCGCCGGGCCACGAGCCCGCTGCTCCAGCCGATGGACCGGCTCGCCTTCGGGGAGGTCCCCTTCGTCCACGAGCACGCCCAGCCGTTCTTCCGCGACGTGGCCGACCACCTGACCAAGGCCAACGAGTACATCGAGGGCCTGGACCGGCTGCTGTCGGACGCGCTGTCGGCGCATCTCGCGCAGATGGGCCTGCGGCAGAACGACGACATGCGCAAGATCTCGGCGTGGGCGGCGATGGCGGCCGTCCCCACGATGGTGGCGGGGATCTACGGCATGAACTTCGACCACATGCCGGAGCTGGGGCACGTGTGGGGCTATCCGGCGGTACTGGTGGTCATGGCGGCCGCGTGCCTGGGCCTGCACCGGATGTTCAAGCGCCGGGGCTGGCTCTGA
- a CDS encoding LLM class F420-dependent oxidoreductase: MRLGINLGYWGAGMDADNLAVAQEADRLGYDVCWAAEAYGSDAPTVLAWVAAQTERIDVGSAILQIPARQPAMTAMTAATLDSLTKGRFRLGLGVSGPQVSEGWYGVKFDKPLARTREYVEIVRKAMTRERLSYEGQHWTLPLPGGPGKPLKLTVHPEREHIPLYIAAIGPKNLEQTGEIADGALLIFPAAEHLEATALTHIRAGREKAGLTMEGFDVCPTVPLALGEDVNALADMFRPYTALYVGGMGSRKQNFYNQLAQRMGYEKEAAEIQDKYLAGDKNGAAEAVPHSLIDSTTLLGPVARIADGMRAYAEAGVTTLTLAPAGFTLDERIAALRAGTEAMELAGLA; encoded by the coding sequence ATGCGGCTCGGCATCAATCTTGGTTACTGGGGCGCGGGCATGGACGCCGACAACCTCGCCGTCGCCCAGGAGGCCGACCGCCTGGGTTACGACGTCTGCTGGGCCGCCGAGGCCTACGGATCGGACGCCCCGACCGTGCTCGCCTGGGTCGCCGCCCAGACCGAGCGCATCGACGTCGGTTCGGCGATCCTCCAGATCCCGGCCCGCCAGCCCGCGATGACCGCCATGACCGCGGCCACCCTCGACTCGCTCACCAAGGGCCGCTTCCGGCTCGGCCTCGGCGTCTCCGGCCCGCAGGTCTCCGAGGGCTGGTACGGCGTCAAGTTCGACAAGCCGCTGGCCCGCACCCGCGAGTACGTGGAGATCGTCCGCAAGGCCATGACCCGCGAGCGGCTGAGCTACGAGGGCCAGCACTGGACCCTGCCGCTGCCGGGCGGCCCCGGCAAGCCGCTCAAGCTGACCGTGCACCCCGAGCGCGAGCACATCCCGCTCTACATCGCCGCCATCGGGCCCAAGAACCTGGAGCAGACCGGCGAGATCGCCGACGGCGCGCTGCTGATCTTCCCGGCCGCCGAGCACCTGGAGGCCACCGCGCTCACCCACATCCGGGCGGGCCGCGAGAAGGCCGGGCTGACCATGGAGGGCTTCGACGTCTGCCCGACCGTGCCGCTGGCCCTCGGCGAGGACGTGAACGCGCTCGCGGACATGTTCCGCCCCTACACCGCCCTGTACGTGGGCGGCATGGGCAGCCGGAAGCAGAACTTCTACAACCAGCTGGCCCAGCGCATGGGCTACGAGAAGGAAGCCGCCGAGATCCAGGACAAGTACCTGGCGGGCGACAAGAACGGCGCGGCCGAGGCCGTCCCGCACTCGCTGATCGACTCGACGACCCTGCTCGGCCCGGTCGCCCGGATCGCGGACGGAATGCGGGCCTACGCGGAGGCCGGGGTCACCACCCTCACGCTCGCCCCGGCCGGATTCACCCTGGACGAGCGGATCGCCGCGCTGCGCGCCGGCACCGAGGCCATGGAGCTCGCGGGCCTCGCCTGA
- the mshC gene encoding cysteine--1-D-myo-inosityl 2-amino-2-deoxy-alpha-D-glucopyranoside ligase produces the protein MHAWPASEVPALPGKGRDLQIHDSATRGTITLAPGPVARIYVCGITPYDATHIGHAATYNAFDLVQRVWLDTKRQVHYVQNVTDVDDPLLERALRDGQDWTELAERETALFREDMTALRMLPPQHYIGAVEAIPGIVPLVERLRDAGAAYELDGDVYFSVEADPHFGGVSHLDAEAMRLLSAERGGDPDRAGKKNPLDPMLWMAARPGEPSWDGGSLGRGRPGWHIECVAIALDHLGMGFDIQGGGSDLAFPHHEMGASHAQALTGEFPMAKAYVHAGMVALHGEKMSKSKGNLVFVSALRRSGVDPAAIRLALLSHHYRADWEWTDEILAEAVARLERWRAAVSRPDGIPADALVEEVREALANDLDAPAALAAVDRWVEHQIATDGDDESAPGLVSRTVDALLGVAL, from the coding sequence ATGCATGCCTGGCCCGCTTCTGAGGTCCCCGCCCTTCCTGGCAAGGGCCGCGACCTCCAGATCCACGACTCCGCGACCCGGGGGACGATCACCCTCGCCCCCGGTCCCGTCGCCCGTATCTACGTCTGCGGCATCACCCCGTACGACGCGACCCACATCGGTCACGCGGCGACCTACAACGCGTTCGACCTCGTACAACGCGTGTGGCTCGACACCAAGCGGCAGGTCCACTACGTCCAGAACGTGACGGACGTGGACGACCCGCTCCTGGAGCGGGCACTGCGCGACGGCCAGGACTGGACCGAGCTGGCGGAGCGCGAGACCGCGCTCTTCCGCGAGGACATGACGGCCCTGCGGATGCTGCCGCCGCAGCACTACATCGGGGCCGTCGAGGCCATACCGGGAATCGTGCCGCTGGTCGAGCGGCTGCGCGACGCCGGCGCCGCGTACGAGCTCGACGGCGACGTCTACTTCTCGGTCGAGGCCGACCCGCACTTCGGCGGGGTCTCCCACCTCGACGCCGAAGCCATGCGGCTGCTCTCGGCGGAGCGGGGCGGCGACCCCGACCGCGCCGGCAAGAAGAACCCGCTGGACCCGATGCTGTGGATGGCCGCACGTCCGGGCGAGCCGAGCTGGGACGGCGGCTCGCTGGGCCGCGGCCGGCCGGGCTGGCACATCGAGTGCGTGGCGATCGCCCTCGACCACCTGGGCATGGGCTTCGACATCCAGGGCGGCGGCTCCGACCTGGCGTTCCCGCACCACGAGATGGGCGCCTCGCACGCCCAGGCGCTGACCGGCGAGTTCCCGATGGCCAAGGCGTACGTGCACGCCGGCATGGTCGCGCTGCACGGCGAGAAGATGTCGAAGTCGAAGGGCAATCTCGTCTTCGTATCGGCCCTGCGGCGCTCCGGGGTGGACCCGGCGGCCATCCGCCTGGCGCTGCTCTCGCACCACTACCGGGCCGACTGGGAGTGGACCGACGAGATCCTCGCCGAGGCCGTGGCCCGGCTGGAGCGCTGGCGCGCGGCCGTCTCCCGCCCGGACGGCATCCCGGCCGACGCCCTGGTCGAGGAGGTCCGCGAGGCCCTGGCGAACGACCTGGACGCCCCTGCCGCGCTGGCGGCCGTGGACCGCTGGGTCGAGCACCAGATCGCCACGGACGGCGACGACGAGTCGGCCCCCGGCCTGGTCTCGCGCACGGTGGACGCCCTCCTGGGCGTGGCCCTGTAA
- a CDS encoding histidine phosphatase family protein, producing MATLILVRHGRSTANTAGLLAGWTPGVALDERGAEQAAALPGRLAGVPLAAAVTSPLQRCRETLAPLLAARPELELHTDERIGECHYGDWSGRKLSELSDEPLMKIVQQHPSAAAFPGGESMRAMQARAVDAVRDWDTRIEQEHGSDAVFLMCSHGDIIKSLVADALGMHLDLFQRIHVDPCSVTAIRYTATRPFVFRLGDTGDFGSLVRRPAAPEVVASDKDTEDAGNAVVGGGAGAA from the coding sequence ATGGCCACGCTGATCCTCGTACGACACGGGCGGTCCACCGCCAACACCGCAGGGCTGCTCGCCGGATGGACCCCCGGAGTGGCCCTCGACGAGCGCGGCGCCGAGCAGGCCGCCGCACTGCCCGGCCGGCTGGCCGGGGTGCCGCTGGCCGCCGCCGTCACCAGTCCGCTCCAGCGCTGCCGGGAGACCCTCGCGCCCCTGCTCGCGGCCCGGCCCGAGCTGGAACTGCACACCGACGAGCGGATCGGCGAATGCCACTACGGTGACTGGTCCGGCCGCAAACTCTCCGAGCTCTCCGACGAACCCCTGATGAAGATCGTCCAGCAGCACCCGTCGGCGGCCGCCTTCCCCGGCGGCGAGTCCATGCGCGCCATGCAGGCGCGCGCCGTGGACGCCGTACGGGACTGGGACACCCGGATCGAGCAGGAGCACGGCAGCGACGCCGTCTTCCTGATGTGCTCGCACGGCGACATCATCAAGTCCCTTGTCGCGGACGCCCTGGGCATGCACCTGGACCTCTTCCAGCGCATCCACGTCGACCCCTGCTCGGTGACCGCCATCCGGTACACCGCCACCCGGCCGTTCGTGTTCCGGCTCGGCGACACCGGGGACTTCGGCTCGCTCGTACGGCGCCCGGCCGCACCCGAGGTCGTCGCGTCGGACAAGGACACCGAAGACGCCGGGAACGCCGTCGTGGGAGGCGGTGCGGGCGCGGCTTGA